Proteins co-encoded in one Oncorhynchus kisutch isolate 150728-3 linkage group LG1, Okis_V2, whole genome shotgun sequence genomic window:
- the LOC109899609 gene encoding zinc finger and SCAN domain-containing protein 2-like yields MTKLQYLNVYLTERLMQAAGEILRVVADTISEYQEEISRTKRENKYLKRQLNTPVLSLAPQPILSCDSEQQSPPEQQYCEESSPSLGQEDLETTQIKEEQGELGTSQEEEQLQVPKSDTKEDSISTLPCVKNDEDRPQPSHLSRTKTVENRVRESLLTNTTGQIKTEPDGYGVSEPTSDSPQSQPVSEVSPDSSRTQSQNTENTESVPIVLRDLERRPEEDTDTHSCTQCGAVFCELSQLEAHMPSHTAPHSGDTSHRQIMCTVCWKSFTSTSYLKVHQRSHTKEKPFHCGVCGKSFSYSGKFREHQRIHTGERPYRCHVCGKRFNQSAHLKAHLRVHTGEKPYSCPVCGKGFSQSGQIKGHLRTHIQGR; encoded by the exons ATGACTAAATTACAATATCTGAATGTGTATCTGACTGAGCGTCTCATGCAAGCTGCTGGGGAAATACTAAGAGTTGTCGCAGACACAATCTCCGAGTACCAGGAAGAAATATCccggacaaagagagagaacaaatacctGAAACGACAACTGAACACACCGGTTCTATCGCTGG CCCCTCAGCCCATACTGTCTTGTGACTCGGAGCAGCAAAGTCCACCTGAGCAGCAGTACTGTGAGGAGTCGAGCCCCAGTCTGGGCCAGGAGGACCTTGAGACCAcacagattaaagaggaacaggGTGAACTCGGGACcagtcaggaggaagagcagcttcaaGTACCGAAGTCTGATACCAAAGAAGACTCCATATCTACTCTTCCCTGTGTGAAAAATGATGAGGACCGACCTCAGCCTTCACATCTTTCCAGAACCAAAACTGTGGAGAACAGAGTGAGGGAGTCTCTACTGACCAACACAACTGGACAGATCAAAACAGAACCTGATGGCTATggagtatcagaaccaaccagtgACTCCCCTCAGTCTCAGCCCGTCTCTGAAGTAAGTCCAGACTCTTCTAGAACACAAAGTCAGAACACTGAGAACACAGAAAGTGTTCCTATTGTTCTGAGAGATCTAGAAAGGAGACCAGAGgaggatacagacacacactcatgtACTCAGTGTGGAGCCGTGTTCTGTGAGCTATCCCAACTGGAGGCACACATGCCAtcccacacagcaccacacagtgGTGACACTAGTCACAGGCAAATCATGTGCACAGTCTGTTGGAAGTCATTCACCTCTACCAGTTACCTCAAGGTCCACCAGCGTTCTCACACTAAGGAAAAGCCCtttcactgtggtgtgtgtggcaAGAGCTTCAGCTACTCAGGGAAGTTTAGGGAACACCAAcggattcacacaggagagagaccttACCGCTGCCATGTGTGTGGTAAACGCTTCAACCAGTCAGCCCACCTGAAGGCCCACCTGAgggtacacacaggggagaaaccctactcctgtcctgtctgtgggAAAGGATTCAGTCAGTCTGGACAGATCAAGGGACACCTCAGAACTCACATCCAAGGGAGGTAG
- the LOC109899603 gene encoding uncharacterized protein LOC109899603 isoform X2: MTKLQFLNVFLTERLMLAAQEIYKQVEETILEYQEEIIQGKRENDQLRRKFGIPWPDREPFAPVESEEEGGIGQKQEPEPRQTMEKQEGRTRKEENQFRGPDSQSIFTPSNGNDDYDQNPPQHTSLSQFQTLTGESREGGSLSSSSTSKPIKTETEGLGVCPFDPSSDPNTFSSSVNLDLSAAHSENSDYENTDDFWCCAVWREGQEEVEGVVPSTWVVGRKVLWPPANGRKAMKERHKPGANWTTYDLVKVKLFSESLEECEGYSRSSDELTDNGDSEPNTQKKKRRRRKRRTGTDQIPQGGPSGDGRIHTGVSGSSNSPPLKRRVMTKSGTLEESSGALEAEPQLDPSELRGLDDALNKESYLIEGPHSSDAWDSVFPTSQSREGTFLSGQDMMGNLLNSTQSFPLPNDQFQEQVLGLLVDIRQSVWDLGGRVGVLEHWGGSRGSGTDFHFDVCRTYEDMANLEKVLEPPEVAAQMKQFLSRIGGNTLRENVTRVMERLMTNELMSTFNMKGRKGTKKSFLTHSLSKIIIDSIMITHPYATESAVMHLMANVLKYAPDRRGGGGRPPRQSPQVPHTQRQQHIQQHINIKQEQDY; encoded by the exons ATGACCAAATTacagtttttaaatgtatttttgacCGAACGTTTGATGTTAGCCGCCCAAGAGATATATAAGCAAGTGGAAGAGACAATATTAGAATACCAAGAAGAAATCAtccagggaaagagagagaatgatcaatTGAGACGCAAGTTTGGGATTCCATGGCCAG ACCGAGAGCCCTTTGCTCCTGTAGAAtctgaggaggagggaggcatTGGGCAAAAGCAGGAACCAGAGCCAAGGCAGACTATGGAGAAACAGGAGGGAAGGACCAGGAAGGAGGAAAATCAGTTTAGAGGACCGGACTCTCAGTCTATATTCACTCCTTCCAATGGAAATGATGACTATGATCAGAACCCACCTCAACACACCTCACTCAGTCAGTTCCAAACTCTCAccggggagagtagagagggaggctCTCTGTCCAGCTCATCAACATCCAAACCAATCAAAACAGAGACTGAAGGACTGGGTGTTTGTCCATTTGATCCGTCAAGTGACCCCAATACATTCTCTTCGTCAGTGAACCTTGACCTTTCGGCAGCACATAGTGAGAACAGT GACTATGAAAACACGGATGACTTCTGGTGCTGTGCGGTGTGGAGGGAAGgccaggaggaggtggagggtgtGGTTCCCAGTACCTGGGTGGTGGGAAGGAAGGTTCTGTGGCCTCCAGCCAATGGGAGGAAGGCTATGAAAGAGAGACACAAGCCAGGAGCCAATTGGACGACATATGACCTTGTTAAGGTCAAACTATTCTCAG AATCTCTGGAAGAGTGTGAAGGCTACAGTAGGTCCAGTGATGAGCTCACTGACAACGGAGACAGTGAGCCCAACACacaaaagaagaagaggaggaggaggaagaggaggacgg GCACTGATCAGATACCTCAAGGAGGACCCAGTGGAGATGGAAGGATACACACAG GTGTGTCAGGATCCTCAAActctcctcctctgaagaggagAGTGATGACGAAATCTGGAACCCTGGAGGAGAGTTCTGGAGCTCTAGAAGCAGAACCTCAGCTGGATCCGTCTGAGCTCAGAGG CCTTGATGACGCACTCAACAAGGAGAGCTACCTCATAGAGGGACCACACTCTTCTGACGCAT GGGATTCTGTTTTTCCAACCTCTCAGTCCAGAGAGGGAACATTCCTAAG TGGACAGGATATGATGGGAAACCTGCTGAATTCAACCCAAAGTTTTCCTCTTCCAAATGACC AGTTCCAGGAGCAGGTCCTGGGTCTGCTGGTGGACATCAGACAGTCAGTGTGGGATCTAGGAGGAAGGGTGGGAGTTCTAGAACACTGGGGTGGTTCTAGGGGTTCTGGAACAGATTTCCATTTTGACGTGTGCAGAACCTACGAGGACATGGCCAACCTGGAGAAAGTTCTAGAGCCTCCTGAGGTAGCTGCCCAGATG AAACAGTTCCTGAGCAGGATCGGTGGGAACACCTTGAGGGAAAATGTCACcagggtgatggagag GCTGATGACCAATGAACTGATGAGTACCTTCAACATGAAAGGAAGGAAAGGAACCAAGAAGAGTTTTCTCACACACTCCCTCAGTAAAATCATTATTG ACAGCATCATGATCACCCACCCGTACGCCACAGAGTCTGCTGTGATGCACCTGATGGCCAACGTACTGAAGTACGCCCCAGACCGACGCGGAGGAGGAGGCAGACCCCCCAGACAGTCACCCCAGGTCCCCCATACCCAGAGACAGCAACACatccaacaacacatcaacatCAAACAGGAGCAAGACTATTAA
- the LOC109899603 gene encoding uncharacterized protein LOC109899603 isoform X1: MTKLQFLNVFLTERLMLAAQEIYKQVEETILEYQEEIIQGKRENDQLRRKFGIPWPDREPFAPVESEEEGGIGQKQEPEPRQTMEKQEGRTRKEENQFRGPDSQSIFTPSNGNDDYDQNPPQHTSLSQFQTLTGESREGGSLSSSSTSKPIKTETEGLGVCPFDPSSDPNTFSSSVNLDLSAAHSENSDYENTDDFWCCAVWREGQEEVEGVVPSTWVVGRKVLWPPANGRKAMKERHKPGANWTTYDLVKVKLFSESLEECEGYSRSSDELTDNGDSEPNTQKKKRRRRKRRTGEGHVTGTDQIPQGGPSGDGRIHTGVSGSSNSPPLKRRVMTKSGTLEESSGALEAEPQLDPSELRGLDDALNKESYLIEGPHSSDAWDSVFPTSQSREGTFLSGQDMMGNLLNSTQSFPLPNDQFQEQVLGLLVDIRQSVWDLGGRVGVLEHWGGSRGSGTDFHFDVCRTYEDMANLEKVLEPPEVAAQMKQFLSRIGGNTLRENVTRVMERLMTNELMSTFNMKGRKGTKKSFLTHSLSKIIIDSIMITHPYATESAVMHLMANVLKYAPDRRGGGGRPPRQSPQVPHTQRQQHIQQHINIKQEQDY, from the exons ATGACCAAATTacagtttttaaatgtatttttgacCGAACGTTTGATGTTAGCCGCCCAAGAGATATATAAGCAAGTGGAAGAGACAATATTAGAATACCAAGAAGAAATCAtccagggaaagagagagaatgatcaatTGAGACGCAAGTTTGGGATTCCATGGCCAG ACCGAGAGCCCTTTGCTCCTGTAGAAtctgaggaggagggaggcatTGGGCAAAAGCAGGAACCAGAGCCAAGGCAGACTATGGAGAAACAGGAGGGAAGGACCAGGAAGGAGGAAAATCAGTTTAGAGGACCGGACTCTCAGTCTATATTCACTCCTTCCAATGGAAATGATGACTATGATCAGAACCCACCTCAACACACCTCACTCAGTCAGTTCCAAACTCTCAccggggagagtagagagggaggctCTCTGTCCAGCTCATCAACATCCAAACCAATCAAAACAGAGACTGAAGGACTGGGTGTTTGTCCATTTGATCCGTCAAGTGACCCCAATACATTCTCTTCGTCAGTGAACCTTGACCTTTCGGCAGCACATAGTGAGAACAGT GACTATGAAAACACGGATGACTTCTGGTGCTGTGCGGTGTGGAGGGAAGgccaggaggaggtggagggtgtGGTTCCCAGTACCTGGGTGGTGGGAAGGAAGGTTCTGTGGCCTCCAGCCAATGGGAGGAAGGCTATGAAAGAGAGACACAAGCCAGGAGCCAATTGGACGACATATGACCTTGTTAAGGTCAAACTATTCTCAG AATCTCTGGAAGAGTGTGAAGGCTACAGTAGGTCCAGTGATGAGCTCACTGACAACGGAGACAGTGAGCCCAACACacaaaagaagaagaggaggaggaggaagaggaggacgggTGAGGGGCACGTTACCG GCACTGATCAGATACCTCAAGGAGGACCCAGTGGAGATGGAAGGATACACACAG GTGTGTCAGGATCCTCAAActctcctcctctgaagaggagAGTGATGACGAAATCTGGAACCCTGGAGGAGAGTTCTGGAGCTCTAGAAGCAGAACCTCAGCTGGATCCGTCTGAGCTCAGAGG CCTTGATGACGCACTCAACAAGGAGAGCTACCTCATAGAGGGACCACACTCTTCTGACGCAT GGGATTCTGTTTTTCCAACCTCTCAGTCCAGAGAGGGAACATTCCTAAG TGGACAGGATATGATGGGAAACCTGCTGAATTCAACCCAAAGTTTTCCTCTTCCAAATGACC AGTTCCAGGAGCAGGTCCTGGGTCTGCTGGTGGACATCAGACAGTCAGTGTGGGATCTAGGAGGAAGGGTGGGAGTTCTAGAACACTGGGGTGGTTCTAGGGGTTCTGGAACAGATTTCCATTTTGACGTGTGCAGAACCTACGAGGACATGGCCAACCTGGAGAAAGTTCTAGAGCCTCCTGAGGTAGCTGCCCAGATG AAACAGTTCCTGAGCAGGATCGGTGGGAACACCTTGAGGGAAAATGTCACcagggtgatggagag GCTGATGACCAATGAACTGATGAGTACCTTCAACATGAAAGGAAGGAAAGGAACCAAGAAGAGTTTTCTCACACACTCCCTCAGTAAAATCATTATTG ACAGCATCATGATCACCCACCCGTACGCCACAGAGTCTGCTGTGATGCACCTGATGGCCAACGTACTGAAGTACGCCCCAGACCGACGCGGAGGAGGAGGCAGACCCCCCAGACAGTCACCCCAGGTCCCCCATACCCAGAGACAGCAACACatccaacaacacatcaacatCAAACAGGAGCAAGACTATTAA
- the LOC109899603 gene encoding uncharacterized protein LOC109899603 isoform X3: MKERHKPGANWTTYDLVKVKLFSESLEECEGYSRSSDELTDNGDSEPNTQKKKRRRRKRRTGEGHVTGTDQIPQGGPSGDGRIHTGVSGSSNSPPLKRRVMTKSGTLEESSGALEAEPQLDPSELRGLDDALNKESYLIEGPHSSDAWDSVFPTSQSREGTFLSGQDMMGNLLNSTQSFPLPNDQFQEQVLGLLVDIRQSVWDLGGRVGVLEHWGGSRGSGTDFHFDVCRTYEDMANLEKVLEPPEVAAQMKQFLSRIGGNTLRENVTRVMERLMTNELMSTFNMKGRKGTKKSFLTHSLSKIIIDSIMITHPYATESAVMHLMANVLKYAPDRRGGGGRPPRQSPQVPHTQRQQHIQQHINIKQEQDY; this comes from the exons ATGAAAGAGAGACACAAGCCAGGAGCCAATTGGACGACATATGACCTTGTTAAGGTCAAACTATTCTCAG AATCTCTGGAAGAGTGTGAAGGCTACAGTAGGTCCAGTGATGAGCTCACTGACAACGGAGACAGTGAGCCCAACACacaaaagaagaagaggaggaggaggaagaggaggacgggTGAGGGGCACGTTACCG GCACTGATCAGATACCTCAAGGAGGACCCAGTGGAGATGGAAGGATACACACAG GTGTGTCAGGATCCTCAAActctcctcctctgaagaggagAGTGATGACGAAATCTGGAACCCTGGAGGAGAGTTCTGGAGCTCTAGAAGCAGAACCTCAGCTGGATCCGTCTGAGCTCAGAGG CCTTGATGACGCACTCAACAAGGAGAGCTACCTCATAGAGGGACCACACTCTTCTGACGCAT GGGATTCTGTTTTTCCAACCTCTCAGTCCAGAGAGGGAACATTCCTAAG TGGACAGGATATGATGGGAAACCTGCTGAATTCAACCCAAAGTTTTCCTCTTCCAAATGACC AGTTCCAGGAGCAGGTCCTGGGTCTGCTGGTGGACATCAGACAGTCAGTGTGGGATCTAGGAGGAAGGGTGGGAGTTCTAGAACACTGGGGTGGTTCTAGGGGTTCTGGAACAGATTTCCATTTTGACGTGTGCAGAACCTACGAGGACATGGCCAACCTGGAGAAAGTTCTAGAGCCTCCTGAGGTAGCTGCCCAGATG AAACAGTTCCTGAGCAGGATCGGTGGGAACACCTTGAGGGAAAATGTCACcagggtgatggagag GCTGATGACCAATGAACTGATGAGTACCTTCAACATGAAAGGAAGGAAAGGAACCAAGAAGAGTTTTCTCACACACTCCCTCAGTAAAATCATTATTG ACAGCATCATGATCACCCACCCGTACGCCACAGAGTCTGCTGTGATGCACCTGATGGCCAACGTACTGAAGTACGCCCCAGACCGACGCGGAGGAGGAGGCAGACCCCCCAGACAGTCACCCCAGGTCCCCCATACCCAGAGACAGCAACACatccaacaacacatcaacatCAAACAGGAGCAAGACTATTAA